A single region of the Deinococcus aquiradiocola genome encodes:
- a CDS encoding ABC transporter permease: MSGVLLYFRLLRAQVRSQLNSPVSFALDVLATTLLTLAEFSAFALVMQRFPHLGGPGAAGWSLGEVALLYGMAELGFATMDLLFGGFDAPNLSALVRRGGLDMLLLRPASLTLQVFGSDFSLRRVGRMLLGVGILIWANRLHPLLWTPEKALLLLLSLAGLVLFFGGLFMVGGTLTFWTTENVEAMNIVTYGGKTLISYPLSIYDEWLRRAALVLPVGLLSFPPVLVVLGRPFPPGLPHWTAYVSPLAGLAFLGLGVAFWRFGLRYYQGTGS, translated from the coding sequence ATGAGCGGCGTCCTGCTGTACTTCCGACTGCTGCGGGCGCAGGTCCGCTCACAGCTCAACTCTCCGGTGTCGTTCGCTCTGGACGTGCTTGCCACCACTCTGCTGACGCTCGCTGAGTTCTCGGCCTTCGCCCTGGTGATGCAGCGCTTCCCACATCTCGGTGGCCCTGGGGCCGCCGGCTGGAGTCTGGGCGAGGTCGCCCTCCTCTACGGGATGGCCGAGCTCGGCTTCGCCACCATGGACCTGCTGTTCGGCGGTTTCGATGCGCCCAACCTGAGTGCGCTGGTGCGGCGCGGCGGGCTGGACATGCTGCTGCTGCGCCCCGCGTCCCTGACCTTGCAGGTGTTCGGCAGTGACTTCTCGCTGCGGCGGGTGGGACGGATGCTGCTCGGCGTTGGCATCCTGATCTGGGCCAACAGACTTCACCCACTGCTCTGGACACCGGAGAAGGCATTGCTCCTGCTGCTGAGCCTGGCTGGCCTGGTGCTGTTCTTCGGTGGCCTGTTCATGGTGGGCGGCACGCTGACCTTCTGGACCACGGAGAACGTCGAAGCGATGAACATCGTGACCTACGGAGGTAAAACCCTGATCAGCTATCCGCTGTCGATTTACGACGAGTGGCTCAGGCGGGCGGCTCTCGTTCTCCCTGTGGGCCTGCTGAGTTTCCCGCCAGTGTTGGTGGTGCTGGGGCGTCCGTTCCCGCCCGGACTGCCCCACTGGACCGCGTATGTCTCGCCTCTCGCAGGCCTCGCTTTTCTCGGGCTGGGTGTGGCCTTCTGGCGGTTCGGCCTCCGGTACTACCAGGGCACAGGGAGTTGA
- a CDS encoding ABC transporter permease produces the protein MRTEIRLFWEVARRSFVRQLTYRRAAVAGMLTNLFFGVLRMSVLFALLRGRGLTEGFSISDAVTYTGITQALIMVMSLFGWFELMSTVYRGEVGSDLLRPYSYFGFWLAGDAGRAAAQFLMRALPILVLYAALFGLRLPHSWVAGLLVLLSTLLGWFVSFSFRFLINLTAFWSPNAMGMGRLAFTVLMFASGFILPLTLFPDWVQTLCAFTPFPSMMQSVVDLWTGKAEGLDALRILVVQAAWGVGLALASRLVLVQALRRLVVLGG, from the coding sequence GTGCGCACAGAGATCCGGCTGTTCTGGGAGGTGGCAAGGCGAAGCTTCGTCCGGCAGCTCACCTACCGCCGGGCTGCCGTCGCCGGGATGCTCACCAACCTGTTCTTCGGCGTCCTGCGCATGAGCGTCCTCTTCGCTCTGCTGCGGGGGCGCGGCCTGACCGAGGGATTCAGCATCAGCGACGCCGTCACATACACCGGCATCACCCAGGCACTGATCATGGTGATGAGTCTTTTCGGCTGGTTCGAGCTGATGAGCACCGTCTACCGCGGCGAGGTCGGCAGCGATCTGCTGAGGCCTTACAGTTACTTCGGCTTCTGGCTGGCCGGAGATGCGGGCCGAGCGGCCGCGCAATTCCTGATGCGCGCACTGCCGATCCTGGTGCTGTACGCCGCCTTGTTCGGTCTGAGGCTGCCTCACAGTTGGGTCGCGGGGCTCCTGGTGCTGTTGAGTACCCTGCTCGGCTGGTTCGTCAGTTTCAGCTTCCGCTTCCTGATCAACCTCACGGCCTTCTGGTCCCCCAACGCCATGGGAATGGGTCGGCTGGCGTTCACCGTGCTGATGTTCGCCTCGGGCTTCATCTTGCCGCTCACGCTGTTTCCAGACTGGGTACAGACGCTCTGTGCCTTCACGCCGTTCCCATCGATGATGCAGAGCGTGGTCGACCTCTGGACGGGGAAAGCCGAGGGGCTGGACGCGCTGCGGATCCTGGTGGTGCAGGCCGCCTGGGGCGTCGGGCTGGCCCTGGCGTCCCGACTGGTGCTGGTGCAGGCCTTACGGCGACTGGTGGTGCTGGGCGGATGA
- a CDS encoding class I SAM-dependent methyltransferase, whose protein sequence is MSSAFQAFYATGRELQRHASGLGLLERERMRTLFPRYLPPAPATLLDIGGAHGAHAFWLAEQGYAVHLLDLVEAHVEAARLADGGRLTSLRVGDARALPYPDGFADAALLAGPLYHLTDRTDRLQALQEAHRCLNPGGRLLAVGISASASLMVGCVNGWVLDADYRAMCSQEVQTGEHRRPPTWPQLFPDGHFHRPEALSAELEDAGFEVETVLGIQGPGWLLPEFGAQVQTPEGLTVLLEVAAMTETDPLQSPHLLAVGRRR, encoded by the coding sequence GTGTCCTCTGCATTTCAGGCCTTTTATGCGACTGGGCGTGAACTTCAGCGCCATGCCAGCGGCCTGGGCCTGCTGGAGCGGGAGCGGATGCGAACGTTGTTTCCGCGGTATCTGCCTCCAGCGCCCGCCACGCTGCTCGACATCGGCGGCGCCCACGGCGCCCACGCCTTCTGGCTGGCGGAACAGGGCTACGCCGTGCACCTGCTGGATCTCGTCGAGGCGCATGTCGAGGCGGCCCGCCTCGCCGATGGAGGACGCCTCACCAGTCTCCGCGTCGGGGACGCCCGCGCCTTGCCCTATCCGGACGGGTTCGCCGACGCGGCGCTGCTGGCGGGCCCGCTCTATCACCTGACGGACCGCACGGATCGCCTCCAGGCGCTCCAGGAGGCCCACCGCTGTCTGAACCCGGGTGGCCGACTGCTCGCTGTCGGCATCAGCGCCTCCGCCTCGCTGATGGTCGGCTGTGTCAACGGCTGGGTGCTGGACGCCGATTACCGGGCGATGTGCAGCCAGGAGGTGCAGACCGGCGAGCATCGGCGCCCGCCGACATGGCCGCAACTGTTTCCTGACGGCCATTTCCACCGTCCTGAGGCCTTGAGCGCCGAACTGGAGGACGCCGGATTCGAGGTCGAGACGGTGCTGGGCATTCAGGGCCCCGGCTGGCTCCTGCCGGAGTTCGGAGCGCAGGTCCAGACGCCGGAAGGCCTCACTGTCCTGCTGGAGGTGGCGGCCATGACAGAGACCGATCCGCTTCAGAGTCCACACCTGTTGGCCGTGGGGCGCAGACGATGA
- a CDS encoding nucleoside deaminase has translation MLSSHRNRHDEDWLRLALTEAVSAGRRGEDPFGAVIVMGGRVIARGGSRELELGDPTAHAEVLVIREACRTLRSLSLTGSVLYSSTEPCIMCAGALKWAGIDRVVYSVPQSALQRVSGGRLKPGCAELVNTGNRHIEVTGPLLLEDGQAVLAGDRFTSKAQRYAAQNGPASFPDEG, from the coding sequence GTGCTGAGCAGTCATCGCAACCGGCATGATGAAGACTGGTTGCGACTGGCGCTGACAGAAGCCGTCAGTGCCGGCCGGCGTGGTGAGGACCCGTTCGGCGCTGTGATCGTCATGGGGGGGCGGGTCATCGCCAGAGGCGGTTCGAGGGAACTCGAACTGGGTGACCCGACAGCGCACGCGGAAGTCCTGGTCATCCGGGAAGCGTGCCGTACCCTCCGCAGCCTGTCGCTGACCGGAAGTGTCCTGTACAGCAGCACCGAACCGTGCATCATGTGTGCCGGCGCACTGAAGTGGGCCGGCATCGACCGTGTGGTCTACAGCGTGCCGCAGAGTGCGTTGCAACGGGTGAGTGGCGGCAGACTGAAACCCGGCTGTGCAGAGCTCGTCAACACGGGAAACAGGCACATCGAGGTCACCGGACCGCTCCTGCTCGAAGATGGACAGGCGGTGCTGGCGGGAGACCGGTTCACGTCCAAAGCGCAGCGATACGCTGCCCAGAACGGTCCTGCATCTTTCCCTGATGAGGGCTGA
- a CDS encoding AAA family ATPase yields MSIPNRIHILGASGTGTTTLGRLLAEHYGYVPLDTDDYFWQPTVPPYEVPRPRKERLDLLEHALARHRRWVLSGSLCGWGDVLIPEFDLVIFLSVPSALRLRRLEAREHRRFGPAILPGGELYEKHREFMDWASRYDGADHSQRSRASHEVWVRHLSCPVLRLSNDGSMKRLLETVAELWPL; encoded by the coding sequence ATGTCGATTCCCAACCGTATTCATATCCTTGGCGCCTCAGGCACCGGGACCACCACGCTCGGCCGACTGCTGGCCGAGCACTACGGATACGTGCCCCTGGACACGGACGATTACTTCTGGCAGCCGACGGTACCACCTTACGAGGTCCCAAGGCCGCGGAAGGAGCGGCTTGACCTGCTTGAGCACGCCCTGGCCCGTCATCGGCGGTGGGTCCTTTCAGGCTCCCTGTGCGGCTGGGGTGACGTACTGATCCCCGAATTCGACCTGGTGATCTTCCTGTCCGTGCCGTCAGCGCTGCGGTTACGGCGCCTTGAAGCCCGGGAGCATCGACGCTTTGGTCCGGCGATTCTGCCGGGCGGCGAGTTGTACGAGAAGCACCGTGAGTTCATGGACTGGGCCTCCCGGTATGACGGTGCGGATCACAGCCAGCGGAGCAGAGCCTCTCACGAAGTCTGGGTACGGCACTTGAGTTGTCCTGTGCTGAGACTGAGCAACGACGGTTCCATGAAGCGCCTTCTTGAGACCGTTGCTGAACTGTGGCCCCTCTGA